The genomic region CGGTGCAGGTGAACTTCACCCGGCCCGGCATTGCCAAGCTGGTCGTGACGGAATCCAGCAACCCGGCCGGCGGCCGCTGCCTGGGCCAGAGCGACACGCTCTACGTGACGGTGCTGCCGTCGCCGGCCGCTAACCTGGCCATCAGCGGTCCGGCCCGGGCCTGCGCCAGCCAGACGGCAGCGCAGTTCACCTTGGCCGGCACCGCCGGCTCCACCTACGCCTGGACCGTGAACGGCACGCCCCAGACGGTTACGGCCGGCACCCTGAGCGTACCGACCGTCGTGGGCACCTACACCATCACGGCCCGCGAAACCAACACCAGCCTGTGCGCCGGTCCGGTGTTCACCAAAACCTTCGTGGTCGTGCCGCCGCTGGCTATTGCTGGTCCGGCCAGCTACTGCCCCGCCAGCCGCACCGGTTTGCGCTACAGCACCGCGACCCTCAGCGGCGGCCAGTATCAGTGGACGATAACGGGCGGCACCATCACCAGCGGCCAGGGCACAGCCACCGTGACGGTTGACGTGCCGGCCGGTTCGGCCAACGCCACGCTCAGCGTATCGGAAACCACCAGTACCGCCTGCGCCGCCACCTTCACCATCCGCCCCGACAACGCCACCGTAGCGCTGAACGTGGCCTCGGTGGATTTGCAGGATGACCGCAAAATCAACCTCGTGCTCAACGTGCCCAACAACTCCGGCAACGCCAACCGCGTGCAGATTCTGCGCCGCGTGGCGGGCAGCACCTCGGCCTTCGCCACCGTGGGCAACGTGCCCAACACCGCCATCACCTTTACCGATACCAGCGTGGATGCCGATGCCGCCGCCTACGAGTACCGCGTGGAGCTGACTAATGCCTGCGGCGACCTGCTGGCCAGCACCCAGCACACCACCATCCGAACCCTGGCCACGGCCGTGGAAGGTGGCACTGGCCGCGACGAAGGCAAGGTGAACGTAAGCTGGAACGCCTACCAGGGCTTTGCCGTGCAGCAGTACCGCCTCTACCGCCGGGCCGCCAACGGCACGGCCGAGCTGGTGCAGACCGTGGCCGGCACCACTACCAGCGTGCAGCTCACCACAGGCAGCGCCGGCTTCGACCAGTGCTTCCGGATTGAGGCCGTGGGCCCGGGCACGCTCACGTCCACTTCCAACGAAGCCTGCGTGCAGTTCGCCAACGACCTGGTGTTCTACAACGTGGTAACGCCCAACGGCGACAACCTCAACGACCAGTTCATCATCAAAAACGTGGAGCTCTACCCCGGCAACTCGCTGGCCATCTTCAACCGTTGGGGCAAGGAAGTCTACAAAACCAGCAGCTACCGCAACACCTTCGACGCCAGCACCACCTCGGCCGGCGTCTACTACTACCTGCTGAAGCTGCCCGACGGCCGCTCCTTCAAAGGCTGGTTCGACGTGGTCAAATAGGATCACGGATTACAGCGGATTTGACGGATTTATCGGATTTTGTAGTCGATTCAAATTCGGAGTTTGCTAAAGCAAAAGAGGCTTGCCGCTTGGCAAGCCTCTTTTTTTATCTGCTTAAAGAACTCGAACTGGTATCAGCCACAAGCAAAGAGTCTAAACTTGCCCCACCTATAAACAAAGAGCCCGAAAGCACCCCATCCACAAGCAAAGACCCCAAACGTGCACCTTCCACAAAATCCGTGAAATCCGCTTACATCCGTGCTAATCCGTGATCCATCCGATGAATCCGTCTAAATCCGTGATTACCTTTGTCCGGTGAGAAAATCCGTTAAAAACATCCCGGCGGAGCTGCTCCGCGAAGTCGAAATCACCGACATGGTGGCCGAGGGCAAGTGCCTGGTGCGCCGCGAGAACCTGGTCATATTTGTGACGCAAGTGGCCCCCGGCGACGTGGTGGATCTGCGCGTGACCAAGGCCAAAAAGAACTTCCTGGAGGCCGTGCCCACGCACTTCCACAAGTATTCCGAGCTGCGAGTGCAGCCCTTCTGCGAGCATTTTGGCACCTGCGGGGGCTGCAAATGGCAGCACCTGGGCTACGAAACCCAGCTCCAGTTCAAACATCAGCAGGTGGCCGACACCCTGCAGCGCATCGGCAAGGTAGCCCTGCCCGAAATCCTGCCGATTCAGGCCTCCCCCGACCAGACCTACTACCGCAACAAGCTGGAGTACACCTTCAGCCACAACGGCTGGCTGACCAACGAGCAGATTGCCAGCGGCCACAACTACGAGCGGCGCGTACTGGGCTTCCACACCCCCGGCCGCTTCGATAAGATTCTCGACATCAACCACTGCTGGCTGCAGCCCGACCCCAGCAACCAGATCCGGCTGGCCGTGCGCGACTACGCCCTGGAGCACGACCTGCCCTTCAACAACCTTGTCACCCAGGAAGGCTTCCTGCGTAACCTCATCATCCGGACGGCCAACACCGGCGACCTGATGGTGATTCTGCAGTGCTACTACGCCCACGACGCACTGAT from Hymenobacter canadensis harbors:
- the rlmD gene encoding 23S rRNA (uracil(1939)-C(5))-methyltransferase RlmD — protein: MRKSVKNIPAELLREVEITDMVAEGKCLVRRENLVIFVTQVAPGDVVDLRVTKAKKNFLEAVPTHFHKYSELRVQPFCEHFGTCGGCKWQHLGYETQLQFKHQQVADTLQRIGKVALPEILPIQASPDQTYYRNKLEYTFSHNGWLTNEQIASGHNYERRVLGFHTPGRFDKILDINHCWLQPDPSNQIRLAVRDYALEHDLPFNNLVTQEGFLRNLIIRTANTGDLMVILQCYYAHDALIPLLDFLHERFPQITSLNYVLNDKGNETFHDLEVVCYQGEPHIHEEMEGLRFRVGPKSFYQTNSEGAFNLYKITRDFAQLTGSELVYDLYTGAGTIANFVARQAKHVVGVEYVESAVKDAYINSEINGTTNTEFYAGDMKDVLNAEFIQKHGRPDVVITDPPRAGMHPDVVARLLEMRAPRIVYVSCNPGTQARDLELLDEAYKVVKVQPVDMFPHTHHVENVVLLELR